In Ureibacillus thermophilus, the genomic stretch CTTCGATTGTTTCATAGTGGTACACTGGTTGCAAATATTTCAAATTTTGTTCCCAAATATGCGACCCCGGACCAGGCAAGAGCTTGGAAACGGCACTCGTCACAATCCCATTCAGCATGATTGGCGGGACAATCGGTTTTTTAAAAACTGTTTCTTTCGCATATTCATGTTGAATATACAATGGGTTATTATCATTTGTTAATCCTAAATATAAAAGCAAGTCTTTATCTTCAATTGTTTCTACTAAGTGAACCCTCTCGCCAATTTCAATTTCATCAATTTTTTTCCCTATCTTGGTTCTAGTCCCTTTTAACAATTGAATAATTCCTCCTAAATAAAATCCGTTACACTTCCATAGTATCAATTTTTTCAGAAAATAGCCACAATCACAACATTGGATTATTTTAATGCTTGCATGACGTTTATGACGGATTCAGCTGATTTTTTCAATGCAGCTTGCTCTTCCTCTGTTAATTCCAATTCATAGATTTTTTCCACCCCGTTGGCACCTAAAAGGGTTGGCACACCTAAGAAAATATCTTGAAATCCGTATTCCCCTTCTAAATAAGCAACTGTCGGCAAAATGCGGCGCTGGTCTTTGATGATGGCTTCTGCCATTTCCACAAGGGCAGCTGATGGAGCATAATAAGCAGAACCATTTCCTAATAAATTAACGATTTCACCGCCGCCAACCCGTGTTCTTTGAACAATTTGCTCTAATCGTTCTTTTGGCACTAATGTTTCAACTGGTATTCCTCCCACATAAGAATAGCGAGTGAGTGGCACCATTGAATCCCCATGGCCGCCTAAAACAAAGCCAGTCACATCGTTTACAGATACGTTTAATTCCTCTGCAATAAAGGCGCGGAATCTGGCTGTATCTAAAATACCGGATTGCCCCATCACTTTATTTTTTGGAAGGCCGGATTCTTTATATGCGACGTATGTCATGGCATCTACAGGATTCGTTAAAACAATGATTGTCGGGTCTTTTGAATATTTCATAATTTCTTTCGTTACGGACTTTACGACATTTTGATTGATTTGCACTAAATCATCGCGGCTCATGCCAGGCTTTCTTGCAACACCGGCTGTTATAATCACCAAATCGGAATTGGCCGTTTTTTCATAATCGGAAGTGCCGATCACATAGGAATCGTAGCCTTGGATTGGCGCGGCTTCCCACATATCCAACGCTTTTCCTTTTGTTGGATTTTCCGCCTCCGGAATATCAACTAACACCACATCACCTAATTCCTTTTGAGCCAATAAAAACGCTGTTGTTGCGCCTGTAAAGCCTGCCCCAATAACAGAAATTTTTTTTCTTTTTAAAGACATATGTATGACCCCCATTATGTTTTTGATATATAAAAAGGGTCGTCCCTTTCTGGTGATTGAGACGGCCCAATTTATTATAGAAATTCAACAACAGCTGTTGAAAATCCTTCTAACTATTTACTCTTTTTTAAGAATTAAAGGTTTTTAATAACTGCATCTGCAAATTCAGAGCATTTCACTTCTGTCGCGCCATCCATTAAGCGTGCGAAGTCATATGTTACAACTTTAGAAGCAATTGTTTTTTCGATTGCTTTAATAATCATATCAGCTGCTTCTTTCCAGCCAAGGTGTTCGAACATTAATACACCAGAAAGAATTACTGAAGATGGGTTCACTTTATCTAAACCTGCATATTTAGGAGCAGTACCGTGAGTTGCTTCGAAGATCGCATGTCCAGTTACATAGTTGATGTTTGCTCCTGGAGCGATACCGATACCGCCAACTTGTGCAGCTAATGCATCAGAAATGTAGTCACCGTTTAAGTTCATTGTTGCTACTACATCGAATTCTTTTGGACGAGTTAATACTTGTTGTAAGAAGATATCAGCGATTGTATCTTTTACGATAATTTTGCCAGCTGCTTCAGCTTCGGCTTGTGCTGCATTCGCTGCTTCAACACCTTTTTCTGCTTTAATGCGGTCGTATTGATCCCATGTGAATACTTTATCGCCGAATTCACGTTCAGCTAATGCATAACCCCATTTTTTGAAGCCGCCTTCAGTGAATTTCATGATGTTACCTTTATGAACTAATGTTACAGATTTGCGGCCTTCGCGGATTGCATATTCAATTGCAGCGCGGATTAAGCGTTCAGAACCTTCGATTGAAACTGGTTTAATACCAATTGCAGAAGATTCTGGGAAGCGGATTTTCTTCACGCCAAATTCATCTTGTAAGATTTTGATTAATTTTTTCGCATCATCTGATTGCGCTTCGTATTCAATACCTGCGTAAATGTCTTCTGTATTTTCACGGAAAATTACCATGTCAACGTGTTCAGGGTGTTTTACAGGAGATGGGACACCTTCGAAGTAACGAACAGGGCGTAAGCATACGTACAAGTCTAATTCTTGACGCAATGCAACGTTTAGAGAACGAATTCCTCCACCTACTGGAGTTGTAAGAGGACCTTTGATTGCGATTAAATATTCGCTGATTTTATCTAATGTTTCTTGTGGTAACCATTCACCAGTTTGATTAAAAGCTTTTTCACCCGCAAGAACTTCTAACCATTGAATTTTTCTTTCACCATTGTAAGCTTTTTCAACAGCTGCATCGAATACGCGAACAGCAGCAGCCCAAATATCTGGTCCAGTACCATCTCCTTCGATGAAAGGGATGATTGGATTATTAGGTACTATTAATTTACCATTTTCTACTGTAATTTTACCGTTAGTCATGAATGTTGCCTCCTATATTCATAAGTCTAGGACTGTGTTATATAAAACACAGTCCTAGTGTATTTTAGCATATTTTCTAAAATTTTTTCATTCTAATTTATTCATTATCTTTCTTCAATTGGAACATATTGTTGATGTTTTGGACCAACATATTCAGCACGAGGACGGATTAAGCGGTTATTTGCATATTGTTCAAGAATGTGTGCAAGCCATCCTGATGTACGAGATACTGCAAAGATTGGTGTGAATAGGTCATGTTCAATGTCAAGTGAGTCATATACAGATGCTGAGAAGAAGTCAACGTTTGCTGGAAGTCCTTTTTGACCAACAACAAGGTCATGGATTTTCACTGACATTTCATATAATTCTGGTTTACCTCTTAATTTAGTTAATTTTTCGCTCATTACGCGCAAATGTTTTGCACGTGGGTCGCCTTTGCGGTATACGCGGTGACCGAAGCCCATGATTTTTTCTTTGTTATTTAATTTATTCATGATATATGGTTCTACATTTTCAATTGAACCGATTTCAGTTAACATTTTCATTACTTGTTCGTTTGCTCCACCATGAAGTGGTCCTTTTAACGCGCCGATTGCAGCAGTGATTCCAGAATATACATCTGAAAGTGTAGCTACGCAAACGCGTGCAGTGAATGTTGAAGCGTTTAATTCATGGTCTGCATGCAAAACTAATGCTTTGTTGAATGCTTCAACTTCGATTGGATCTGGCTCTTTTCCGTGCAACATGTATAAGAAGTTTGCTGCATAGCCTAGTTCAACTTTTGGAGCAACTGGCTCTAAACCTCTACGGATGCGAGAGAATGCTGCTACGATTGTGCCGATTTTTGCTTGAATGCGGATTGCTTTTCTGTAGTTTGCTTCTTCGCTCATTACATCCGCTTCATCATCGTATGAAGCAAGCAATGAAACTGCTGTGCGCAACGCAGCCATTGGATGAACTTTATCGATAGGCATTGATTTAAATAAATCGATAATTTGTTGAGGAATTTCAGCATTTTCAGCTAATTGTTGTTTAAGTTCATCTAATTCTTCTTGTTTTGGTAAACGTTGATGCCATAATAGATAAACAACTTCTTCAAATGAAGAGTTTTCCGCTAAGTCATCGATGCTATAACCTACATATGTAAGATTATCATCGATTATTGAACTGATTTTGGATTCAGCAGCAATAATACCTTCTAATCCGCGTGTTGCTGTCATAAAAAATCGCTCCCTCTCTTAAAAAGATTTAATAAAAAATGTAAGTTCTGTTTGTAAGTGCTTTCTTTTTCTTTTATACCACTTACGGTCGTTTCGCTCAAAATGAACCTATTATTAAATCGCTTACAATGAACATTATAATAAATTTTGACGGCATTGTGAATATTTTTTCAAAAATAAAGGAAAAAAAGTGTTTCGAAGAAAAGTGAAATTTTTCGACGAATATTTTTTCGTGTTCGAGATTATATTTACTTAAAATTAGGAGTGATGATTGTTGCAATTGAATAAATTTTCAGATTATACCAATCAAAATAAAATTCAATTTTTAGTCTTGATTCTATATTTTGTTTTCCTATGGCTTGTGCTCCCAATCTCGCTTGCAATACTTTTTGCATATTTATTATACCCAATTATCCACTTTTTCCATCAACGATTGAAACTTCCTTATATCATTAGTGCCATCATTATATCTATATTAATTTTCCTATCTTTTTATTCCTTCTTTTATATCACCATCCAAAGCATTATTTCCATTTACCCAGAAGTAAAGAAACAAGTAGAAGATCTTCAATTGTTTAATTCCGAATATTTATTCATATTGGAAAAACTTTTCAACGAATCATTAAAATATATTGATACAGCCATTATGGGCTTAGCAAGTTACTTGCAAAATATTTTTCAATATTTATTTGAAATCTTTGTTTTTTTCGTCGCCTTTTTCTTTGCTTTATTTGAATCTAAAAGAGATCGGTACTGGTTTTTTATCTATGTTCCTAAATCTTACCGCAATGCTTGGAAACAATATTTCGAGAAAGCTACAAACCTGTTTAGCTATTTTTTATACGTAGAATTTCAGTTGTTCATCATTACTTTTTTTCTTCTAAGTATTGGACTTGCATTGCTTCAATTTGATAAGCCATTGAATAAAGCCTTTTTAATTTCTTTTGCCGATGTGCTTCCGTTTTTCGGAATTGGTTTATTTCTCATTCCGATTGCCATCTACTTTTTCGCCATTGGAGAAAAGTTTTTAAGTTTTGCCTTGCTTTTGCTTTATATTTTTATTCAAATTACAAGGCAGCTAACTGAATCCTTATTGTGGGCATCCACCTTCCAGCTGCGAACGGTCCACACATTTTTCATCAGCGCTGCCTCCATTTTGTTATTCGGCGTCTATGGGATTTTGCTCAGTCCGTTTTTGTTGTTGGTTGCCGTCAAGCTCAAGCAAAAAACTATCTCCGGATGATAATGACTTGATTGTTCTCCATTCTTTTTCGAATCCATTCCACAATCATAGGCTTGTACAATTGTCTAGTCCAAGGGAGAGCCATTGTAAAAGCAATCAAATCAGAAATAAAACCAGGAAGCAAAAACAAAACACCCGCTAAAAATACGAGAAATGCATCTACCATGGCATATCCAGGCGGTTCTCCCCTGTTGATGCTGTCCCGAATATTTTGTAGAGATTTTAACCCTTGTTTTTTCGTAATGGCAACGCCTAACACGCTTGCAAGCAAAATAAGCAATAATGTGCTTAAAACGCCCAACCAATTACCGATAATGATGAACATCGCAATTTCTATTAAAACAAATACAATGCTAATCAAGAAGAATTTTTTCAACGAATACCCTCCATTAGAGTCATTTTCTTATACTTTTTATATACGAAATAATAGGAAAAAAGTTTCACCAAATTTCTATTGGCAATGCTAAGTTATTTTTCAAATCTGATTGCTCCTTAGTTCATTTTCAAGCAAACAAAAAATATAAGAGGTTGGGACAACTCTAAAAAAACAACATTTTCTCCAAGGAGAAAATGTTGTTTTTTTGATATGTTATTAAAATTGATTTCCGTTCCGGGGACGCTTTCCGCAGGCCCTCCTCTGAGTCATTCCTTCGCTCCTCGTGGTCTCGAGAGGGATTGTTGCAGGAAAGCTTTGAATTTACTTCCTTGAGCTTGCTCCGCTTTGCGACTAAGCGTGCGCGACAGGAATTTGCCCCGTCACTTCAATCAATTTTTCGTTCTATCAATTTTTATCAAAACTCTTTCAACTGCCCCTTTCATTTTTTGTTTATGTCCCAGCCTCCTTTTTCTCATTACAAGACGCTTGCATGTCCTTTATAAATAACTCCCGTTTCCGCATCCATTGTAATTTCTTGACCGTGGCGGATCAGGGATGTGGCTTCTTTGACCCCAACGATGACTGGGATGCCCAAGCTTAAACCTACAACGGCGGCATGGCTTGTTAATCCGCCTTCTTCCGTAATAATGCCGAGGCATTTTTCAATGACTGGCATCATTTCCCGGTCCGTTCCAACCGTCACCAAAATACATCCTTCTACATCATAAGCTAACGCCTCTTCTGCGTTTTTCACAACAACCGCTCTTCCAACGACGGATTGTTTGCCAATACCTTGTCCACGGGCTAAAAGGTCGCCAATCACATGGACTTTCATCAAGTTCGTCGTTCCAGATTCTCCCACTGGCACGCCTGCTGTAATAATCACGACATCCCCATGGTCCACATAGCCATGTTTCAATGCTTCATCAACGGCTAACTCCAAAATTTCATCCGTTGTTTTAACTTTATGGGTAACAATTGGTGCAACTCCCCAAACAAGGGTTAATTTTTGAGCCGTTGATTGATTATCTGTAATTGCAATAATCGGCACACCTGGGCGGTATTTGGCAATTATTTTGGCTGTTGTGCCGCTTGCAGTTGGGGCTAAAACCGCTTTTACTCCTAAATTAATGGAAGTGTATGAAACAGCCTGGGAAAGGGCTTCTGTCATCGTTGTTCCCTTTTCTCGGCTCCGTTTTTGAACAATGGAACGGTAATCCAAAGAGTTTTCTGTAAATTCCGCAATGCGGTTCATCGTTTTTACTGATTCTACCGGATACATACCTGCAGCTGTTTCGCCTGAAAGCATAATTGCATCGGTGCCATCGATGATCGCATTTGCTACGTCGCTTGCTTCCGCACGAGTTGGCCGAGGATTTCTCTGCATCGAGTCGAGCATCTGAGTTGCCGTGATAACCGGTTTTCCTAATTGATTGCATTTTCTAATTAGCGTTTTTTGCACGAGCGGAACTTCTTCTGCTGGAATTTCTACCCCTAAGTCTCCACGGGCAACCATCAATCCATCGGAGACTTCAATAATTTCATCAATGTTTTCAACGCCTTCCCGATTTTCGATTTTCGGAATGATTTGAATATGTCCTCCGCCGTTTTGTTCAAGCAGTTCGCGGATTTCTAACACATCTTTTGCCGTTCGGACAAAAGAAGCCGCGATAAAATCGACTCCTTGCTCAATTCCAAATAAAATATCTTTCGCATCTTTCTCTGTAATGCCAGGCAATTTGATGGAAACGCCTGGGACATTGACACCTTTTTTATTTTTTAAAATACCGGCATTTTCAACAATTGTATGAATCAGCCCTTTTTCGTAATCCTTTGCTAATACGCGCAATTGAATAAGTCCGTCGTCCAGCAAAATAATATCGTTTTGATTCACATCATAAATCAACCGATCATAGGTAATAGAAAAACAAGTTTCATCCCCTAGTACTTCCTTCATTGAAATGTCAATGACTTGTCCAGTTTGCAAATGCACTTCCCCATTTTTCATATTATGGGTTCTAATTTCAGGACCTTTTGTATCAAGCAAAATGCCGACAATTTTATTTAAACGATTCGCTACATCCCGAATTGTCGCAATGCGCATTGCATGTTCCTCATGGGTACCATGGGAAAAATTTAATCTTGCTACATTCATCCCCGCCTTCATTAGTTCCTCAAGAACTTCAGGGGATTCGCTTGCAGGTCCAATGGTACATACAATTTTTGTCTTTCTCATATCCATTCGCTCCATTTTTTTAGATTGAAAGTTCTTTTGATAATGTATATAAACTAATATCAGCTTTATGTTTTGTTGTCATGATGTCCATTAAATCATAATCGTAAACTTGATAATTTTTGATACCTACTG encodes the following:
- a CDS encoding AI-2E family transporter, which gives rise to MQLNKFSDYTNQNKIQFLVLILYFVFLWLVLPISLAILFAYLLYPIIHFFHQRLKLPYIISAIIISILIFLSFYSFFYITIQSIISIYPEVKKQVEDLQLFNSEYLFILEKLFNESLKYIDTAIMGLASYLQNIFQYLFEIFVFFVAFFFALFESKRDRYWFFIYVPKSYRNAWKQYFEKATNLFSYFLYVEFQLFIITFFLLSIGLALLQFDKPLNKAFLISFADVLPFFGIGLFLIPIAIYFFAIGEKFLSFALLLLYIFIQITRQLTESLLWASTFQLRTVHTFFISAASILLFGVYGILLSPFLLLVAVKLKQKTISG
- a CDS encoding FxsA family protein — protein: MKKFFLISIVFVLIEIAMFIIIGNWLGVLSTLLLILLASVLGVAITKKQGLKSLQNIRDSINRGEPPGYAMVDAFLVFLAGVLFLLPGFISDLIAFTMALPWTRQLYKPMIVEWIRKRMENNQVIIIRR
- the mdh gene encoding malate dehydrogenase; translation: MSLKRKKISVIGAGFTGATTAFLLAQKELGDVVLVDIPEAENPTKGKALDMWEAAPIQGYDSYVIGTSDYEKTANSDLVIITAGVARKPGMSRDDLVQINQNVVKSVTKEIMKYSKDPTIIVLTNPVDAMTYVAYKESGLPKNKVMGQSGILDTARFRAFIAEELNVSVNDVTGFVLGGHGDSMVPLTRYSYVGGIPVETLVPKERLEQIVQRTRVGGGEIVNLLGNGSAYYAPSAALVEMAEAIIKDQRRILPTVAYLEGEYGFQDIFLGVPTLLGANGVEKIYELELTEEEQAALKKSAESVINVMQALK
- a CDS encoding MaoC/PaaZ C-terminal domain-containing protein; the protein is MLKGTRTKIGKKIDEIEIGERVHLVETIEDKDLLLYLGLTNDNNPLYIQHEYAKETVFKKPIVPPIMLNGIVTSAVSKLLPGPGSHIWEQNLKYLQPVYHYETIEVLLEVQNIDYENQLVTIQVNGINQNNQIVMQGMLKVLPPSEKAN
- the citZ gene encoding citrate synthase; protein product: MTATRGLEGIIAAESKISSIIDDNLTYVGYSIDDLAENSSFEEVVYLLWHQRLPKQEELDELKQQLAENAEIPQQIIDLFKSMPIDKVHPMAALRTAVSLLASYDDEADVMSEEANYRKAIRIQAKIGTIVAAFSRIRRGLEPVAPKVELGYAANFLYMLHGKEPDPIEVEAFNKALVLHADHELNASTFTARVCVATLSDVYSGITAAIGALKGPLHGGANEQVMKMLTEIGSIENVEPYIMNKLNNKEKIMGFGHRVYRKGDPRAKHLRVMSEKLTKLRGKPELYEMSVKIHDLVVGQKGLPANVDFFSASVYDSLDIEHDLFTPIFAVSRTSGWLAHILEQYANNRLIRPRAEYVGPKHQQYVPIEER
- the pyk gene encoding pyruvate kinase; translation: MRKTKIVCTIGPASESPEVLEELMKAGMNVARLNFSHGTHEEHAMRIATIRDVANRLNKIVGILLDTKGPEIRTHNMKNGEVHLQTGQVIDISMKEVLGDETCFSITYDRLIYDVNQNDIILLDDGLIQLRVLAKDYEKGLIHTIVENAGILKNKKGVNVPGVSIKLPGITEKDAKDILFGIEQGVDFIAASFVRTAKDVLEIRELLEQNGGGHIQIIPKIENREGVENIDEIIEVSDGLMVARGDLGVEIPAEEVPLVQKTLIRKCNQLGKPVITATQMLDSMQRNPRPTRAEASDVANAIIDGTDAIMLSGETAAGMYPVESVKTMNRIAEFTENSLDYRSIVQKRSREKGTTMTEALSQAVSYTSINLGVKAVLAPTASGTTAKIIAKYRPGVPIIAITDNQSTAQKLTLVWGVAPIVTHKVKTTDEILELAVDEALKHGYVDHGDVVIITAGVPVGESGTTNLMKVHVIGDLLARGQGIGKQSVVGRAVVVKNAEEALAYDVEGCILVTVGTDREMMPVIEKCLGIITEEGGLTSHAAVVGLSLGIPVIVGVKEATSLIRHGQEITMDAETGVIYKGHASVL
- the icd gene encoding NADP-dependent isocitrate dehydrogenase, yielding MTNGKITVENGKLIVPNNPIIPFIEGDGTGPDIWAAAVRVFDAAVEKAYNGERKIQWLEVLAGEKAFNQTGEWLPQETLDKISEYLIAIKGPLTTPVGGGIRSLNVALRQELDLYVCLRPVRYFEGVPSPVKHPEHVDMVIFRENTEDIYAGIEYEAQSDDAKKLIKILQDEFGVKKIRFPESSAIGIKPVSIEGSERLIRAAIEYAIREGRKSVTLVHKGNIMKFTEGGFKKWGYALAEREFGDKVFTWDQYDRIKAEKGVEAANAAQAEAEAAGKIIVKDTIADIFLQQVLTRPKEFDVVATMNLNGDYISDALAAQVGGIGIAPGANINYVTGHAIFEATHGTAPKYAGLDKVNPSSVILSGVLMFEHLGWKEAADMIIKAIEKTIASKVVTYDFARLMDGATEVKCSEFADAVIKNL